DNA sequence from the Ornithodoros turicata isolate Travis unplaced genomic scaffold, ASM3712646v1 Chromosome14, whole genome shotgun sequence genome:
CACATGGTGGAGTGccatgtttgttatatttagtTAAAGAGTAATTGCATTCTGGAAGTACGCCCCACGGCGGAGCTCCCACACACGCTTGCAAAATTGGTGTGTGATACTCAATGAACTCATACGTTTCGATTCCCTGTAGCACACGCATACTAAAAGGAGGTATAACTGTGGGTTTGCTGAGAAATAACTGCTTAAACCGTGTCTCCCTCACAGACTGGAGTGCAGGATGTTCTGGATAGCCTTTCACTCTAAGCGCATATGATGCTGAGAGGTAGAACCTACGTCTCTCCAGTGACCACTCCTTGGATTCGACATATAGACTCTCAACTGGTGATGTACGAAAGGCACCAGTTATTAAACGCAAcccctggtggtgaactgggtTCAACATCTTGAgagcagattcgcgggcagatcCATAGACAATGCACCCATAGTCCAATCTTGACCTCACTGTCGAAATGTAAATTCTATGTAACGTGTCACGATCTGCGCCCCAGGATCTGTGTGATAGCACCTTTAAGAGGCTTAGGGACTTGATGCATTTAGTTTTAAGGCTCTTAATGTGCGGTAGGAAAGTAAGTTTGCTATCAAACGttaccccaagaaatttgtgctcACTCTTAACAGTGAGGTCCTGCCCATTCAGCTTAAGTGTAGGTGAAGGAAGCATTCCTCTGACCCTAGAGAAGTGAACACAGACAGTTTTCTCGTGCGAGAACTTAAACCCATTTTCGAGGGACCATGTGGTAAGCTTGTTTAGAGCTTGCTGCATCTGACGCTCGCATATTGCTAGATTTGTAGAAGAAtatgatatttgaatgtcatctacGTATAAGGAGCATGACATGGAACGAGGAATTACATTggctactgaattgattttcacaaGGAAGAGAGTAACACTCAGGACAGATCCCTGTGGCACTCCATTCTCTTGAACCAGAACACGAGATAGCGTCGTTCCAAGTCGTACTTGGAATGTCCTGTTTTGTAGGAAGTTCATGACGCACCTGAGTATGCGCCCCCTGATCCCAAAAGAGTACAGATCttgtaggataccataccgccaagcggtatcgtatgccttctcaagatcaaagaaaacagagaggcAGTGTTGTCTTCGGACGAAAGCTTCACGTATCATTGTTTCTACTCGAACCAGGTGGTCCGTTGTGGACCGCCCGgcacgaaaaccacactgaagttcagagagacatttgttttcctctagAAAATGGACGAGCCGaccattgaccatacgctcaaatgTTTTGCCGATGCAGCTTGTGAGAGCGATAGGTCGATAGCTAGTTGGATTTGAAGcgtcttttccaggttttaacagTGGAACAACGGTGGCAGTTTTCCATGCAGATGGTAATGTGCTGTCTGCCCAGATTCGGTTGAAGAAACGAAGCAAGCATTCTTTCGATGTTTCGGACAAGTGctgaagcatggaatatgtcACTCGGTCTGGACCAGGTGAGGTAGCCTTTGCTGAAGATAATGACCTCTGCAGCTCTGTCATAGTAAACGGCTGATTATATCCATGGTCGTCCCCGCCACTCATTCGAATTCTCTTCTTTTCTGCAGTGTCTTTGATCTTAAGAAAGTTTTTACTATAATGAGATGAGTCAGAAATTCTTTGGAAATGCTCCCCAAGCGCATTCGCCTGCTCTTCTAGGCTTTCACATACCTGGCCgttaacttctaaaagagggacggAATGACtgatgtgttctcctctgattttgcgaagtctgtcccataccactttggatggggtgttacaagacaGAGACGATACAAAGgcgtgccaagaggaccgcttagcttgtttgcgtgtccacctggcctttgatcttgcctttttaaaaagtaggagattttgtgatgtggggtacctccgaaatgtgccCCATGCCCGATTTTGcagtttgcgagtttcctcgcattcactgttccaccagggtttaggtcgctttgggagacgACCAGAAGCCTGGGGAATGAATTGcgttgctgcatcgaggatgatgTTACTAATAAGATTGCTAGCTTCCTCGATCGTCACCGTATCAATAGGAATCAGAgagaggtcacatttttcagaaaactgATTCCAGTCGGCTATTTCAAATTTCCACCTGGGAGGGCGTGTCGTCAGAGTGTCGACTAGAGTAAGgtattttaacaccactgggaagtggtcacttccaagtgggttttgttttacagtccattctatctcctgaaacaaggatggactgcaaaaagacaggtctaaggctgagagagtctgacttgaagaatgtatgtatgtaggtgcccctgtgtttaaaagacagatggatgttgataataaaaatttctctaacattttccctcgagtgtcagttcttgtactgccccaaagtggattatgagcattaaagtcacctagaACTATAAAAGGGcttggaagttggctgcataaatcttctAATTCTTTCTGTGTAATAGTGTCTGATGGCGGCAAGTAtaccgagcagatggtgacgATCCTGTCTAAACacacctgcacagctacagcttccaTGTTTGTAACTAGGTGAATTGCTTTTGTTGGGAGAGATCGTCGTGTGATGATCgctacaccaccagatgctcgggtggcgtcacttcgatctcttcgaaatatgttgtgtctacgcAGTGGATTGTGTGTTTGGTTGTTCAAATATGTTTcctgaagacaaaaacatgtagcATTATACGTCTCGAAGAGATCGTTCACATCATCTAAGTTAGAAAGGAAcccacgacaattccattggaggatcgtGTGCTGCATAATAGTTGCAGTACTAAGAAGTAGTAGTAAGTGTGTTAGAAAGTTTTGCCGGCTTTGAAAAGCTTTCATTACCTATTTTTTGTTGGAGGTGTGACCCGCGGCCTTGTGGGTTTCTTCCGCGCAGCCGCAAGCTCCTTGTCAGATATGTCAGGGagtgacccactccccgacAGACTAGCTCTATTCTTTTGGAGTActtgggagctcgtgctcgcgaaggagcgctcagagctcgtctcgtcctcgcaGTCCATGGATGTGGTctccgtggactgtgaggacagaaGTGGCGTCGGTGTTAGGGACGCCACTGGAGTTTCGGGGACTGGAGGTGGACGTGCACCTCCTTGGACTTCATTTGTGGTTGTCTCTGTCAGTAGTGATTGCTCGGTCTGTGTGAACTGTGTTACtagttttactttctgttttacgGCTGTGGCAAAGGATTTTTCGAAAAAGATGGGAGctactttttttctggcttctgggtaactgatgttctgtgtaaccttgacgtgcaggacttctttttcatatttccaCTTTGCACAGGACCTcgagtaggatgggtggttgGAAGAACAGTTGACACAGCAGTCTGGCCCTTTGCATTCTTTAGTCTCATGGTCAGACTTTCCACATCGTGCACAACAGGCGGAGCCACGGCACCCGTCTGCAGCATgtccaaacctgttgcaccgaAAACAGCGCAACGGGTTCGGAATGTAAGGTCGGACATCTGCTGACAGGTAGCCTACTTTTAGTTTTGTTGGAAGTGTGGGCCTGTCAAAAGTCAGTACTATATTTCGTGTGGTGATGTACTCCCCATTTTTACGGATTTTGATTTTGCGTACATCAATGACATCCTGGTCCTTTAAGTTTTCTAGGATTTCTTCCACAGGCACGTCAATCAGTTCTGATACTGCGATGACGCCCCTGCAAGTGTTCAGTGTTTTGTGCAAGGAAGCTGAAATATTTTTACCCATCATCTCATGTGTGTTTAGAATGCGTTCACAGTCTATTTCATTGCAGCATTTTACGAGAAGGTCGCCAGATCTGATGCGTTTGATTTCAGTAATGTACTTAGACAGTGATGCCACCgctttctcaatgaaaaagggtgacatctttcccagtggtgtgcttttctctttctctgtatCTGAAGAAGAAAGTACGATGTATTTTGAAGTGAACTGTTTTGTTACAGTCCTTACGGCTTCGGTCCGTGGACGCTTTGCGGCCACGATCTCATTAGAAGAAGAATTTTTACCCATATAGGTTTGATCAATGAGTATTCCAAAAGGGTCACCCGTATTTCATACTCATACatacgggaaggtcccggagtttgacAACCCATcagccggggcttgaccaagtccccgactgccaccgttcaaggtttctacccttcaccttaaatcccctcggcacggtacggttaacaccttaggactgggggctggggtccgtggtggcgccactcaccaaacaccagccgaagccagtgccccctgcggggaaaAGAGTGTCTGTGAATCAAGGCATTAAACAAGGTGACCCGCTATCCCCATTTCTGTTCAATGCGGTCTTGGACCCGTTGTTACAGAAGGTCAATAGATCTGAATTGGGTGTGTCCGTGGGTGGCCAGAAGGCGGCGGCCATGGCGTTCGCCGATGATCTCTTACTGATGTCAGGAAGTTATGAAGGGCTCAGAGCTTTGACTAACGAGACAACTGACTATCTTAAGAACCTGGCTTTGACTGTAAATCCCCGCAAAACGCAGTATTTTGGCTGGAGATACAATGGTGTGAGGAAGTGGTTTGACTATACACTCCCCCCATTGAGAATCGATGGATGTTCCATCCCATCCTTACCTAAGGAGATCCCAGTGAAGTACCTCAGGCTGCAGATATACCTGAACAAGCCCCCAAGGCTAACGATGAGATGGCTGAGAAGATCGTGGCAGTGATCAGAAGGGCGGCCTTGAAGCCGTTCCAGAAGGTCAGGTGTATTAACACCTTGGTATCTACGAGATACCTATACATACTCTCTAACAGCCTCAATGTGAGATCAGAGGCAGCCCGACGTGATAAGATCATAAGGACCATTACCAAGAATGTGCTCCACCTTTCATCATCATTCCCAAACTCCCATGTGCACATGCCGGCAAGGGAAGGTGGGCTAGGCATGCTACCACTAGAATGGACAGCGGCGACCTGCCAAGCTAAAGCCTATGCAAGGCTAGCCCGAATCGGGCTCCCTTTCGTGgatgctgtgctctctgagcccCTTAAAGACCATCAAGAAAGGCTAGCCCAATATCTGGGCATTCCCATGGGAATCTCTGAAAGAGGCGACCTGGAGTTGGCACTGAGAGAGGCTCGCAAGCAGGCGATCGAGAAATCGATCCAAACCTATACCAACAAAAGTCTGTTCTCTCACCGAAGCGAGCCTGTTGGAAACCAGTGGTTATACCACGATTCCAGATACATGGCCGATGGAGACAGAATTCGAGCCCTCAGGCTAAGGACCAACTTATACCCAACCAGGGCCCTATCTAATAAACATGCCACTGATCCCAAAGCCATTGAATGCAGGTTCTGCAAGGAGAAGCCGGAGACAGCATTCCACATACTCCAAGAGTGTGAAAGGGTCCACTTACCAAGGGTGGAAAGACACAATTTTATAGCAAAGCAGGTCGTCCGACTGATCAAGAAGTACAATCCCGAGGtggaagtggaagaagagaagCGGATAACTTCTCAAGATGGAGTCAGGTTGAAACCTGACAATCATCAAGAAGGGCGATGACGTTAAGATCTTGGACGTTGCCATTGCATGGGACGCCAGCGCATAGACCCTGAAGGAAGTGAACCAAGGGAAAGTACAAAAATACTCATGCCTGAAAGCCTCCTTCCCCGGCAAGAATGTTGAAGTGCACGGTCTGTGCTTTGGTGCGAGAGCTGGCACCTGTGCAAGTACAAGACAGACCTTGAAAGATCTGGGATTTACCAAGAATGATATCGGTTGGTTGGCAGCAAAGGTCCTAGTCGGCAGCCTGATCTGCTTAAGCCGTTTCTTCAAAAAGGTATAGCCCGAGGGAACCCTGGCGAAACACCAAGACTACGCTACCGATACAAGCTCTGCGATACGGTTTGCTACCCCTACTGCAGGGGCTTCCAGATGCACTTTGGTGTTGGGTTCTGAGACGGATGCCGATGTAACTTACCCTCCCCGACTCAATCCGACTCACGGCATGATGAGCGGATTAAGAACAGGTTAGAAGGCTCAACACCGCCGTCCCCTGTCGTCCCAGCAGGGCTAACCAAATGGCCTCAGAGCCTGACGATACACCCCATTTGGGGAAAGAAGAGttatagccaaataaacgccattccactcattcgacgcttttctccacattcggatcctgcatctcaagagaaaattagaaaaagtatggtgtaacggcgggggaatatattgtgttatttcggtagccaaataaacgccattctactcattcgacgcttttctccacattcggatcctgcatctcaagagaaaattagaaaaagtatggtgtaacggcgggggaatatattgtgttatttcggtagccaaataaacgccattctactcattcgacgcttttctccacattcggatcctgcatctcaagagaaaattagaaaaagtatggtgtaacggcgggggaatatattgtgttatttcggtagccaaataaacgccattctactcattcgacgcttttctccacattcggatcctgcatctcaagagaaaattagaaaaagtatggtgtaacggcgggggaatctATTGTGTTCTTGGGGGATGGTTGCTGAGAACCTCCATGCGATATTTGAATACGTTATTGAATGCGACTCTAGGGTGCTTTGGATGCGATTATAGTGGTTTTTCCCCCACTCCAGCACCTGCATTCTATTCTTCTTACTAGTGCCATTTTCTCAGCAACCCGGCAGACCCACGTCCACGTCGTGCCCCCCGGGCGGGTAATCCAGACGGAGCCCGGCCAAGCGGTCTTGCCACAACGAGGGTCGATGACCCGAGGTGGGAGTGAATCAGCGCAGTGCCACAATACTCACCAAACGGGACGGGTAGTTACCCGATCCGGAACCCCACCAGCTGCGCTGGCACCTACCAATGGCGTAGGGCAGCGGACCTGCAGAAGCATGAAAGTCTTGAGATTCCCACCAGATGACCTGCTTTGCGGAGTATGTGGAGCCAGAATGACGTCTCGAGAAAAGCTCGAAAACCACCTGAGAACTGCACACGACTTCCAGGTCTATTGGTTATGCTCTCTCTGTGATGAGAAGGAAGCTTCCTCTGCGAAGACTATGTCTTCCCACTATACAAAATGCAAGAGGAAACTAGGCCAGAGGGCCAACGGGGCACCTTTTCAAGATTCACCCCGCCCTGGACCTAGTGGAGCGATCGATTCAACTCGACCTCCGGAGCCGTCGGCGCAGACACACCACGAGGACACTGGGGCACCTTTTCAAGATTCACCCCAGCTTGATCCCGATGGTGCTATCATTATGTCTGCGCCTGAACCACGGAGAGTTGCTGAATTCAGTGGAAGTGCGATGTCGCAGCATCCCCCCACTTCCCTTGGGGTGGAAGTAGCCCAAGTCTTCTCCCATGGGAGATGGACCGAATCAGAGGTGGCACGCTGGCTCAGCTGGAGGTCGCCCTCGGCTCGCACCCTTTCATGAACCAAGAATTGGCCAATGTTTTTCCCACCAGAAGCCTTATGGCAATCAGAATGATGAGGCACCAGGAAAGATACAAACGTGCCCTGCAGAGGATCAAAGAAGCAGTGTCCACGCAGTTGGTCACGAATGCTGACAATGAAGTCAGGCAGGAGGAAACGATAGTGCTCAGTGTCGATGACATTATGGAAGATATGGAGGAAGCTGGACTCCATAATAGAACCTTAGCCACCAACCTGGCCAATGTCCCCATGAGTATGGGAGACTGGTCAGAGATCACTAGACATTTCGGTGTGGCAGTAAAAGACGAGGCCCAGCGGACCAGAGGAAGGCCAAAGAGGAATGTCACCTTATCCAAGACCAGGAACGCCAGAAGAAGGGCCGTGTTCAGAGAACACAAACGACTATACAAATTAGGCCCAAAGGTGCTAGCTCACCAATTGATCATGGATCAGGAGGGAGATGGCCAGAGAGTCACTCTTAAAGATGTCCACGAGCTCTACCGACCCACTATTCTCGTCCAAATCCAGAAGGATTGAGGGGGATTTGAGGTCAGATGGTAAAACCTCTGTTGAGGTTACCCCATTCCTCCCGGACGAAGTCATCTGGGCTATGAAGAGCCGTGATAAAAGAGCAGCTCCGGGTCCCGACGGACTCACGTGGACAGACTTGGCAAAGATACAGCCAAAGATCCTGACCCATATCCTCAATAACTTCTTGGCGTTCCAAGACATTCCCGAGGAGATGAAAGCCTCACGCACGGTATTTACACCGAAAAAGGCCAACCCGAGGTCTGCTGCGCATCTGCGTCCTATAACCATGTCTCCGATGCTGAGCCGTCTCCTATCGAAGATCCTACTTAGGAGATTTACGGAGGATAATACCTTCCATCCCCTCCAAGGCGGTTTTGAGAGTGACCGCAGTACAAGCTCAAACGTGCTGATCCTCCAGGGCACGATGAAGTACCTAAAGACCGAGAAGAAAAGCCTCTATGCGGCTAGCCTTGATGTCAAGAAAGCCTTTGACACGGTCAGTCACGAAGCCATATTCGGGGCTATGAAGGGgaggatcctgcatctcaagagaaaattaaaaaagtatggtgtaacggcgagggaatatattgtgttcttatTTTGTTCTTGGGGGATGGATGCCAAGGTTCCCCCAGCGATTGGATTGTTCGTGATTGCCAGTAGGGTTATTTGCTCGCAAGTTTCTTTGCTGCTGCTTCTTTAGTGTTCACCTTGGCATCCCGGCGGACCCACGTCCTCGTCGTACCCCCTGGGCGGGGGCCAGGTTTGTCTGGCTCCCGGCTAAGAGGTCCGCCAAAGGGGTTTTACCCCGTGTGTGTGGGAATTGTTTGTACTCTTTCTTTGATTGGGCTAGGTATATCGCCTAGACCCTTTCCACACACCCACCCCATCCACTACTTTTAGCCCCTTGCTCCGATACCTCGTTTCCTGATGGATCGCCGAGTGGTACTGTATCCTCCGGCTGACCTTCAATGTTCATTATGTCATCTTCCGTCTACTTCTAGAACTGCATTTCAACAACACTTTGCAGAgacacatggtgtccagttgaTCTGGAAGTGTTCAGTATGCCAGATCAAGGAGTTCGAATTGGTCCGTTCTGTCTCTTCGCATGTTACAAAATGCTCTAGAAGAAGACCAGCATCTCAGCCGCATGTTGCGGCTGTGTCTGCGCCAAACGCTAGTCCCAGTACGATGCCCATGTCTGCTCCTCCTTACAATTCTACTCAACTTGGAGGTAATTCCTGTCCCACGGTGGCTCCTCCCTGTAATTCAACTCAACCTGGAGGAAGTGCGACTGCTGCCACGCCCGATGTCATTATATCCCATGGACGATGGAGCGAATCCGAGCTAAGAGCGCTAGCGAATCTCGAGGTCACCCTGGGAGACCATCCTTTCATGAACCTGGAACTATCAAAAAGATTTCCAACGAGGACTTTAATGAGCATCCGGATGCAGCGGCATCAAAAGCGCTATAAAGACATGCTGAGAGTGGCGAAGCAAAACCCCGTCATCGCCAGGATGACAGCAAGAGCGGTGTCGGCTGTGACCTCTGCTAAAGTGACTCCAGCGTCCGCACCTGGCATGACGTCCACTCAAGCCATTCAAGCTAGCATCCGGCCTGATTCGTCAATTCAGGTTTCTGCTCTAACGAATGTCCAGGATCGTGTACAAGATACAGTTCCAGTTGGTCTTCCACAGGGCCAGTCTCAAACCTATGTAGCGCCTGATTGGCAACAAGGCTCGGACTCGAGTACTTCAAGGGTGTCTCGGGGCGATGAGGGGCTTGGTCGTGGTGATGCCGGCTCCTTCCCCGGGGATGGATCGGGCGTGCCCGCGGGCGCGGCTGATCCCTTGGACGTGTGCCGCCATGATGACAGTTCTTCGACCACCAGCACGCCTGAGGCTTTTACGCCCATTCCACCTCGGCTAAATAGTGATTCCGCGTCATCGGAATCCATGGATATCTCCATGCTAGCTGACATGCTAGCGAGTGAAGGGTTAACCCCTCCTGGCCCAATGCCTTATGGCATGGGACGACTCAATGGTAGCGTATCTTCAGAAGGTGAGATCCGTGGTGGTCTTCATCCTGTCTCAGTGCAAAATGTTGAATCCGACGACGTCGGCAATGTTGGTGTAAATGGCAATGTGTCTGGGGTGTTGGCGGCGCCTGCGGGCTGGTCCGGCCCCGCTCCGGGTGGGGCGTCGGCGGCTCCGCGGCGGGCTCCGATTCGTCAGGAGCTACCCACGACCTTGGACGTGGACGCTGTGATACAAGATTTTCGGGAGGCAGGAATTTGTGATACTTCTTTAGCAGATCGGGTGGCTACTGGGCCCATCTCTATGAAGGACCTTTCTGACATTTTCTCACACTTTGGACTCTCTGCTGGCATAAAGCCGTTTCGCAGAAAACAACAGACTCCTGCGAGTGCGCCTATCCCTAAAAATAGGAGTGAGAGGAAGCGCGCAAAATTCAACAAGCATCAACGGCTTTATCGGCTTGGTCCAAGAATCCTTCTTCATCAACTTATGCCTGAACAAGAAGACGAATCAGTGTCTATTTCCATCAAAGACATTCACGATTTTTATGATCCTCTTATGTCAGCCTCTACGAGGCATTGTGGAATTGAACTGCTTCGGCCTCTAAAACATCTGTGGATGTTTCGCTTTTTGAACCTGAGGAGGTTGCGTGGGCCCTCAAGGGTATGGACAGCAAGGCTGCACCTGGCCCCGATCGAGTCACGGTTAGTGACATTCGTGCTTTGCCTAGGGGGATCCTCTGCCACATCGTCAATAACTTTTTGGTTTACAAAAAGATCCCTGACGAACTAAAACAATCCAAGACGGTGTTTATCCCCAAGAAGAAATCGCCCAGGACTGCGGCGGATGTCAGGCCGATAACGATGTCGCTCATGTTGTGCCGTGTGTACGCTCGCATGTTGCTGCGCAGGGTTTCGGGTGACAATGCCTTTCACCCCTTGCAGGGTGGGTTTCAGGAGGCCCGAGGTACGAGTACCAATCTGCTGGCTCTCCAGGCAATTATGAAGACGTTTAAAAAGCAGAGGAAGAGTTTTTACGCCGTCAGCTTGGGCGTAAAAAATGCCTTCGATTGCGTGTCGCACGAGGCAATATTGGCAGCTGTACGGGGCAGAGATGTCCCTGATCACTACAGGTTGGTGTTGGATGATTTGTACAAAGGGTGTTCCACCATGTTTTTCTGGAACGGAGGAACGGACGGAAGTAGGGTGCCTGTTACCCAGGGCATTAAACAAGGGGACCCCCTTTCGCCGTTCctctttaaaggtcagctatgccgatatcccaaatagtcgaaacggttgtgatattctgaaagcccacatccagctctccccaaaatacaccttcattctctcagttcggtacagtaccatgtcaaaaaaataggtaattcattccgaaacacacatgggcgcagccatttttatgacgtagatgcacccgaacgggcattgtgacgtgtacgcgcctttgtacttgtcagtggatttcagctacggcttctcgccgcttcacgtatctgtgcttgaagatggcggacagccgggttccaccgctccgtgataagtaaacagtgcagcagctgcgaactcattcgcgaaccaacctctgtgcgatgttgtgactggaattcgtcgtttgtgttttgtgagcacgtacaatttgtatcaagtcgcgtctgcgttagcccctttacagcacttgcccattgtagaggctgacgtttcgacagccgtgtcagcaagaaaatgccgacagcgttttataactgcaggaaaattgtgctatgtatttgagaaaccgcatactgctatgggacaagttttacgtacgatttatcaatgtgcaacagcgtcgacgatggtatgtaacgacgaaagacgtaaaacgaaatacaaatcacattttaaactttttgtgggattctgtgcattttccagaagctttctttgaatcacacactcccatgtcacgctgcgttgtgtggtacgctacaaactactgcattttatgtctaacatctggatattgtttgtaatgaacaccgtcgcacaaaaacatgcacacgaaagctccagtagccaagtggttgcacactatgcagacgcaaaagaagtaccagagcacatattgccacttagaaatgtggtgtctgaagagttagggcatagcatagatcctagaaatcaggtgcaccttatccttctgtagagtgctctttcaattcacaactcaacccatggggtgtaaaagtgttaaaggcaattatgtgacttgtcgtcctgggtgacatcactggccagcctcgggattaattccgtgctcaggaattattgtacaaatcactttgtatgtaggacgtgataagcaatatgtaagttgcaaccttgtctgcagcattctcgattgcctcttacctttacagttcgagacacgttaccaaaccatttgcaaagggcactcttacaggggccgtgtaacgtgagtttttagtttataaaatttataaaaatataagtatacaatatgtaatatgaattttatataaaatcaaaaataacatttataaaaaaatttataaaaaataaataaaaaggtttcatggaagcaatccgttagcatacccattgcacattaagcacaattatatatgcctggacatcatctaattaatcttctgaaccatatgtgtggctgcatacgaaattttttatgcgcatcctctaccttcctattcctacatgtgcacacgaataacagtgcatatatgtgaagtggcaaaaagcaacgctaaactctaccatcattgtgccccctttaacttttccacatttatgtctggtgaacagggaatatctcactagaaaaaaagacatttgtgcattgtttggcaagcaaataaatatatttatttacattttccataaatcaacaatgttgtgacctggtgcaaatattaatgtcaacaagtaaagtacttacaaattattcctatgtgctcaaatgcagatatgacaattctgtttttgtacctcagcacagtacagtttcaaaattaacaaactgcacagcaccagcaatcttaaagtatctgaagaggggaatcacataaagctccaataatagactgtgcaaacaaagctaaaaaaaacaatgtacttcaagaaaaatctgaataatcggttgcagtgatgatatgtactactatgcacagttcatgaatggaacatgttacctcattgcattgcctccatgtgagcactagaacaggcagctttttaggtcgctctttccgtgtttttctattgtcttcttttgttttctgtttttgcaatagcaagcatggccatagtgaatcacaagcaaccaaggacag
Encoded proteins:
- the LOC135372385 gene encoding uncharacterized protein LOC135372385, which translates into the protein MSPFFIEKAVASLSKYITEIKRIRSGDLLVKCCNEIDCERILNTHEMMGKNISASLHKTLNTCRGVIAVSELIDVPVEEILENLKDQDVIDVRKIKIRKNGEYITTRNIVLTFDRPTLPTKLKVGYLSADVRPYIPNPLRCFRCNRFGHAADGCRGSACCARCGKSDHETKECKGPDCCVNCSSNHPSYSRSCAKWKYEKEVLHVKVTQNISYPEARKKVAPIFFEKSFATAVKQKVKLVTQFTQTEQSLLTETTTNEVQGGARPPPVPETPVASLTPTPLLSSQSTETTSMDCEDETSSERSFASTSSQVLQKNRASLSGSGSLPDISDKELAAARKKPTRPRVTPPTKNR